Proteins from a single region of Gossypium arboreum isolate Shixiya-1 chromosome 1, ASM2569848v2, whole genome shotgun sequence:
- the LOC108481070 gene encoding uncharacterized protein LOC108481070, with translation MCKHFEERLNEDIKLLIRILEIREFAMLAGQAKKADDLSIEKKQAERETQIPSKRFMSKSQPSTSKKSRSYHERFTSSVGHIGKERSSKHSKSRTSSPSAASVESGGNPKPRCNVCNKLHYGECRMKSGACFRCGSLHHFLKECPERAEKETEQTSILSNLTLRGRPP, from the coding sequence ATGTGCAAACACTTTGAAGAAAgactgaacgaagacattaaactactGATTAGGATTCTCGAAATAAGAGAGTTTGCCATGCTAGCTGGTCAGGCCAAGAAGGCTGACGATTTAAGTATAGAAAAGAAGCAAGCCGAAAGGGAAACCCAGATTCCAAGTAAAAGATTCATGAGTAAGTCACAACCCtctacttcaaagaaatcaagaaGTTATCATGAGCGTTTTACCTCATCAGTGGGACATATAGGAAAGGAAAGAAGTTCCAAACACTCTAAATCGAGGACTTCGTCTCCCTCAGCAGCTAGTGTAGAGAGTGGTGGGAACCCAAAGCCACGGTGTAATGTATGTAATAAATTACATTATGGTGAATGCCGGATGAAAAGTGGGGCATGTTTCAGGTGTGGTTCACTTCATCACTTTCTTAAAGAATGTCCGGAAAGAGCTGAGAAGGAGACTGAACAGACTTCTATATTGAGTAACCTCACCTTGAGGGGTAGACCTCCATGA